A portion of the Pseudomonas sp. PSE14 genome contains these proteins:
- a CDS encoding DUF6482 family protein, with product MTLQELHEAAAAGRVEGLDVVSLEGGIYIVQVRQANGLKRLCDESGQVLHLRSTTQVRTLLAGLGPLPCELIQHCVHDEMGAARETSVQPLRIPLSLEPWS from the coding sequence ATGACGTTGCAGGAACTCCATGAGGCCGCGGCGGCCGGTCGGGTCGAAGGCCTCGACGTCGTATCCCTGGAAGGCGGCATTTACATCGTCCAGGTGCGTCAGGCCAACGGCCTGAAACGACTCTGCGACGAAAGCGGACAGGTACTGCACCTGCGCTCCACTACCCAGGTCCGCACCTTGCTGGCCGGGCTTGGACCGCTTCCCTGCGAACTGATCCAGCACTGTGTCCACGACGAGATGGGTGCCGCCCGAGAAACGAGCGTACAGCCCCTGCGCATCCCGCTCTCCCTGGAGCCATGGTCGTGA